From a single Bacillus pseudomycoides DSM 12442 genomic region:
- a CDS encoding cysteine desulfurase family protein — MRQVYLDYAATTPCHNKVIEVVEKYMKTEFANPSSQHVMGKKAQYAVYQAKSKIAISIGAHKEEIIFTSGATESNNLALLGAIDYHEKEPVNVILSPIDHKSILEVGKELQRRGIIVKYVDIKRDGTICLDSLSRLLDDDTRVVSFAYVNSEVGTIQPINEISALCRKYKTLIHVDAVQAFGKIPIDVKKLDIDALSLSGHKIYGPKGIGILYVNQHKQEYFRPLLFGGEQTYLRSGTLPTSLIAGMGVASDIAILELKENYEKALKLRTIVINQIQQEIPLSRINVCMENSIPHIINIMIPNISSETLIAGMRTVSISSGSACNSNSLEPSYVLQEIGLSKEEANSSIRISISPYLSEEEILYAVDEIIAKIKDIYCVQQGF, encoded by the coding sequence ATGAGACAGGTGTACTTAGATTATGCTGCTACTACTCCATGTCATAATAAAGTGATTGAAGTTGTAGAAAAGTACATGAAAACAGAATTTGCAAACCCTTCATCTCAGCATGTGATGGGAAAAAAAGCACAGTATGCGGTGTATCAAGCGAAAAGTAAGATTGCAATTTCTATTGGTGCTCATAAAGAAGAAATAATATTTACTTCGGGTGCAACAGAAAGTAACAACTTGGCGTTGTTAGGAGCAATTGATTATCATGAAAAAGAACCCGTAAATGTAATTCTCTCACCTATAGACCATAAATCGATTTTAGAGGTTGGAAAAGAGTTACAAAGAAGAGGTATTATCGTAAAATATGTGGACATTAAACGTGATGGAACCATTTGCTTAGATTCATTGAGTCGCTTATTAGATGATGATACAAGAGTTGTTAGTTTTGCATATGTTAATTCTGAGGTGGGAACAATTCAACCAATCAATGAGATTTCTGCTTTATGCAGAAAATATAAAACATTGATACATGTAGATGCTGTTCAAGCTTTTGGAAAAATACCAATAGATGTGAAAAAATTGGACATAGATGCTTTATCTTTATCTGGACATAAAATTTACGGACCAAAAGGTATAGGCATTTTATATGTAAACCAGCACAAACAGGAATATTTTCGTCCTTTATTGTTTGGTGGTGAACAAACATATTTACGGAGTGGAACATTACCCACTTCACTAATAGCTGGCATGGGCGTAGCTAGTGATATAGCTATATTAGAACTAAAAGAGAATTATGAAAAAGCACTGAAATTAAGAACAATTGTTATAAATCAAATTCAACAAGAAATACCCCTTTCTCGCATAAATGTATGTATGGAAAATAGCATACCTCATATCATAAATATAATGATCCCAAATATTAGTTCAGAAACACTTATAGCAGGTATGAGAACTGTTTCTATTTCTTCAGGATCTGCTTGTAATTCAAACAGTTTAGAACCGTCATATGTATTACAAGAGATTGGATTATCCAAAGAAGAAGCCAATAGTTCTATTCGTATATCCATTAGTCCATATTTAAGTGAAGAAGAAATTTTATACGCTGTTGATGAGATTATAGCTAAAATTAAAGATATTTATTGCGTGCAACAGGGATTTTAA